The following proteins come from a genomic window of Alnus glutinosa chromosome 10, dhAlnGlut1.1, whole genome shotgun sequence:
- the LOC133880280 gene encoding trihelix transcription factor PTL-like codes for MSDQYGLPDFRQFMAGRTQYFPAITQPTEPPFFLHRNVAPPLHCEPNTTMVAEVLPREQLVGFVHHDSTDAAPTAAATTTLCSSQMESGWMGYDGGSTRWPRQETLTLLEIRSRLDSKFKETNQKGPLWDEVSRLMAEEHAYQRSGKKCKEKFENLYKYYKKTKEGKAGRQGGKHYRFFRQLEAIYGEASNHHASASELHLARNSLPYHQIPNNIINQENQEVVSFTNSSEFETSSSENNDDHDLNSAIAIMMNQGKQKETKKSWKGKIEEFVDLQMRKIIDTQEAWMERMLRTIEDREQERVCKEEEWRKQEAARFDQEVHELWAKERAWVEARDAALMGALKKFVGKGLEDENDKEFLYGTIDNNRWTESEISGLIHVRNSLELRFQEGGYLEEGLWEEIAAKMGSLGYDRRAIDYKEKWENISIYCNKKEKEEDLRSSGFCQQLNSYHSQGITKQRLTVDGLPPSSSLNYSRNQGENVWEKYGVKLNKGKNQQV; via the exons ATGAGTGACCAGTACGGCCTGCCGGATTTCCGGCAGTTCATGGCCGGAAGAACTCAATATTTCCCGGCCATCACACAACCCACTGAGCCGCCATTCTTTCTCCACAGGAACGTTGCGCCTCCACTCCATTGCGAGCCCAACACCACTATGGTTGCCGAGGTTTTGCCTCGCGAGCAGCTGGTTGGATTTGTTCATCATGATTCCACTGATGCCGCGCCCACCGCCGCCGCAACAACGACACTGTGTTCTTCACAGATGGAGAGTGGGTGGATGGGATATGACGGTGGAAGTACTAGATGGCCAAGGCAAGAAACTCTCACCCTTCTTGAGATCAGATCTCGCCTTGATTCCAAGTTCAAAGAGACTAATCAGAAAGGACCCTTGTGGGATGAAGTCtctag GTTAATGGCTGAGGAACATGCATACCAGAGGAGTGGGAAGAAATGTAAAGAGAAATTTGAGAACTTGTACAAGTACTATAAGAAAACTAAGGAAGGTAAAGCTGGAAGACAAGGAGGGAAGCACTATAGGTTCTTTAGGCAGCTAGAAGCAATCTATGGGGAAGCAAGTAATCATCATGCCTCAGCTTCAGAACTCCATCTTGCAAGAAACAGCCTTCCTTATCATCAGATTCCAAACAATATAATTAACCAAGAGAATCAGGAAGTTGTTAGTTTCACTAACTCATCTGAATTTGAGACATCTTCCTCGGAAAACAATGATGATCATGATCTTAATTCTGCCATTGCCATCATGATGAATCAAGGGAAGCAGAAGGAGACTAAGAAGAGCTGGAAAGGTAAGATTGAGGAGTTTGTAGACTTGCAAATGAGGAAGATAATAGACACACAAGAGGCTTGGATGGAGAGGATGTTGAGGACTATTGAAGATAGAGAGCAGGAGAGAGTGTGTAAAGAGGAAGAATGGAGGAAGCAAGAGGCAGCCCGCTTTGACCAGGAGGTACATGAACTGTGGGCTAAAGAGAGAGCATGGGTTGAAGCTCGAGATGCTGCATTAATGGGAGCTTTAAAGAAATTTGTAGGGAAAGGACTAGAAGATGAAAATGACAAGGAGTTTCTCTATGGAACTATTGACAATAACAGATGGACTGAATCTGAGATTTCAGGTTTAATACATGTAAGGAATAGCTTGGAACTTCGATTCCAAGAAGGTGGGTATTTGGAGGAAGGTCTTTGGGAGGAGATAGCTGCAAAAATGGGTTCTTTGGGCTATGATCGAAGAGCTATCGACTATAAAGAAAAATGGGAAAATATCAGCATCTATTGtaacaagaaggaaaaagaggaGGATTTGAGAAGCAGCGGTTTTTGTCAACAGCTTAACTCCTATCACAGCCAGGGGATTACCAAACAAAGGCTGACGGTTGATGGCCTTCCACCTTCAAGTTCCCTTAACTACTCTCGCAATCAAGGAGAAAACGTGTGGGAGAAATATGGTGTGAAGCTCAACAAGGGAAAGAACCAGCAAGTTTAG